In Methanofollis fontis, the following proteins share a genomic window:
- a CDS encoding Ig-like domain-containing protein has translation MMSTARTGFLLICLLVLVQVAAAEPYEITVTTDTEWCVAGAPAGSHITATVTDGGVPAPAVTVTFSCEPGMGTLSGATVDTDREGRATVAFVPGTQSGTAVITATATLGEGEETQVHAASCEQSIDHATPYSLKIREYQSEVTVDSVTALSLAMQDRYGNLIDARYQTETARFTVGSPSGDGGIADPSTGLYTDEVALPVGMDGYIRTTLKADRIAGENIIYVDFPNPVPDTYVTVYGIADGVPATISCTISPDGSPEPWLPADGISKFSVLYVLEDGYGNPAGNRSVHLTALPGEDRTVTTNSDGRIMITYGPKDTTGTVTLTATAADNDSVTCSALVRFTNTEPVEMILSANPQTMPSLDANPDAVSSIRAKVLDEKGNPVSGETVAFAIEAIDFQGNDAGTSPVLLQTGATTDGDGYASVTFVPGSFPLPSQEGYNASASATCSVRATWGNTSRSIPLSWKNYPFLSVLTSVDPETVEVNDTIAVNVTLRGDGWALQPDPIDVVLAIDRSGSMLKDYPDRMVSTKDAAKVFVENMNPLRDRIGLVSFGVNGKADIYDYGYKYWAGRDYTRDDDYRYISDHYPDNGKVYAGYATLDHGLSYDHAAVASSIDTLVPYWGTPMRPALYTAITELIDSGTSDVQAVILLSDGDWNTGGDPLAISTYDYYGDLSPAEQNMAVYAQNNGIVIYSIAFAEDISYSGKATLRTLAESTGGIYYEAPGGDDLAAIYSEIAGELKTEAGVDTLMDLRFDHVQVNNLTVPNTAADPVLDYLYLPGSSTLIGSWIENESGHFDILPLATYDNTTEWNAGRGLAFDVGTVYLNQTWTARFSLQVLKEGNINIFGPGSAITFNGGAVSLPLPDTFVTAVPDLNNSGLNSSGLDVWNLCREGSGPVGDFLHFGWNLNYTGNESVTQRLYYSTDDRHTWTRFDTLTAVSAGNVTQSGALDLRALSEGYYWIRVRATAPDARDAIAETDAAIRVGLTETPKIRIS, from the coding sequence ATGATGTCGACAGCACGCACGGGTTTCCTCCTGATCTGCCTCCTGGTCCTTGTCCAGGTTGCGGCAGCGGAACCCTATGAGATTACAGTAACAACCGACACCGAATGGTGTGTCGCCGGTGCTCCCGCGGGATCGCATATCACCGCCACTGTCACCGATGGGGGCGTGCCAGCCCCCGCTGTGACGGTCACCTTCTCGTGCGAACCAGGCATGGGAACGTTGAGTGGCGCCACGGTGGACACCGACAGGGAAGGAAGAGCGACGGTAGCGTTTGTGCCGGGAACACAGAGCGGGACGGCAGTGATCACGGCAACCGCTACCCTTGGAGAAGGTGAAGAGACACAGGTCCATGCCGCCTCCTGCGAACAGTCGATCGATCATGCAACGCCCTATTCGCTGAAAATCAGGGAATATCAGAGTGAGGTCACCGTGGACTCGGTGACCGCCCTCAGTCTGGCCATGCAGGACCGCTATGGTAACCTGATCGATGCCCGCTATCAGACCGAGACGGCCCGGTTCACCGTCGGGTCACCGTCTGGCGATGGCGGCATCGCCGATCCCTCCACCGGCCTCTATACCGATGAGGTCGCCCTCCCGGTGGGCATGGATGGTTACATCCGCACCACCCTGAAGGCCGACCGGATTGCTGGAGAGAATATCATATATGTCGACTTCCCGAACCCGGTGCCTGACACCTACGTCACGGTCTACGGTATCGCCGATGGGGTTCCGGCCACGATCTCCTGCACCATCAGCCCGGACGGTTCGCCCGAACCATGGCTTCCTGCTGACGGCATCAGCAAATTTTCCGTTCTCTATGTCCTGGAGGACGGCTACGGGAATCCTGCCGGCAACCGTTCCGTGCATCTCACTGCCCTGCCGGGTGAGGACCGGACCGTCACCACCAACTCGGACGGGCGGATCATGATCACCTATGGCCCGAAGGACACCACCGGCACGGTCACCCTCACGGCGACGGCTGCAGACAACGACTCGGTCACCTGCTCTGCCCTGGTCCGGTTCACCAACACCGAACCCGTGGAGATGATCCTCTCGGCAAACCCCCAGACGATGCCGAGTCTGGATGCAAACCCGGATGCCGTCTCCTCGATCCGTGCAAAGGTGCTCGATGAGAAGGGCAACCCGGTGTCCGGCGAGACGGTGGCGTTTGCGATTGAAGCGATCGATTTCCAGGGCAACGACGCAGGTACGTCGCCCGTGCTCCTCCAGACCGGCGCCACAACCGATGGAGACGGGTATGCCTCCGTAACCTTCGTGCCCGGTTCCTTCCCGCTCCCCTCCCAGGAGGGCTACAATGCCAGTGCGTCGGCCACCTGCAGCGTGCGCGCCACCTGGGGGAATACCAGCCGTTCCATTCCCCTCTCCTGGAAGAACTACCCCTTCCTCTCGGTGCTGACCTCGGTCGATCCCGAGACCGTGGAGGTGAACGACACCATTGCCGTGAACGTCACGCTGCGGGGCGACGGATGGGCCCTGCAGCCCGACCCGATCGATGTGGTGCTCGCCATCGACCGATCGGGGAGCATGCTCAAGGACTATCCCGACCGGATGGTTTCGACAAAGGATGCGGCGAAGGTGTTTGTCGAGAATATGAACCCCCTCAGGGACCGGATCGGTCTCGTCTCCTTCGGGGTCAACGGTAAGGCGGACATCTATGATTATGGCTACAAGTACTGGGCAGGGCGGGATTACACGAGGGACGACGATTACCGGTATATCTCCGACCACTATCCGGACAACGGGAAGGTCTATGCCGGATATGCCACCCTGGACCATGGCCTGAGCTATGACCATGCCGCCGTCGCCTCCTCCATCGACACCCTGGTGCCCTACTGGGGAACGCCCATGCGCCCCGCCCTGTATACTGCCATCACCGAACTGATCGACAGTGGCACGAGTGATGTGCAGGCGGTGATCCTGCTCTCGGACGGTGACTGGAACACCGGCGGTGACCCCCTGGCCATCAGCACCTATGACTATTACGGCGACCTGAGTCCGGCGGAACAGAACATGGCGGTCTATGCGCAGAACAACGGCATCGTCATCTACTCGATCGCCTTTGCCGAGGATATTTCGTATTCCGGAAAGGCAACGCTCAGGACGCTGGCCGAGTCCACTGGGGGGATTTATTACGAGGCCCCGGGCGGGGACGATCTTGCGGCGATTTACTCTGAGATCGCCGGCGAACTGAAGACCGAGGCCGGTGTGGACACCCTGATGGACCTGCGCTTCGATCATGTGCAGGTCAACAACCTCACCGTCCCCAACACCGCCGCCGATCCGGTGCTCGACTATCTCTACCTTCCGGGCTCGTCCACCCTGATCGGGAGCTGGATCGAGAATGAGAGCGGGCACTTTGACATCCTTCCGCTCGCCACCTATGACAACACCACAGAATGGAATGCCGGGAGGGGGCTTGCATTCGATGTCGGCACCGTCTATCTGAACCAGACCTGGACGGCCCGCTTCAGCCTGCAGGTGCTCAAAGAAGGCAACATCAATATCTTTGGGCCGGGTTCGGCGATCACCTTCAATGGCGGAGCGGTATCTCTGCCGCTTCCTGACACCTTCGTGACCGCTGTGCCCGACCTGAACAACAGCGGCCTCAACTCATCGGGGCTTGACGTCTGGAACCTCTGCCGGGAGGGGAGCGGACCGGTCGGGGACTTCCTGCACTTCGGGTGGAACCTGAATTATACGGGCAACGAGAGTGTGACCCAGCGCCTCTACTACTCTACCGACGATCGCCACACCTGGACGCGGTTTGACACCCTCACCGCCGTATCTGCAGGAAACGTGACGCAGAGCGGTGCACTGGACCTCAGGGCCCTGTCCGAGGGGTATTACTGGATCCGCGTCCGCGCCACCGCACCGGACGCCCGTGATGCGATCGCCGAGACCGATGCGGCAATCCGCGTCGGACTTACAGAAACCCCGAAAATCCGAATTTCGTAG
- a CDS encoding Ig-like domain-containing protein has protein sequence MTIESDTEWLVVDALEQCFITATVLDGEGDPIRGIDVSFSVEDDMGILSPEIKKTDNNGKAKVNFHSLTRSGPAVITATLGNDDDDDDDDTLVTASFVQQIDHGDPRILSTCEYDSEITAGSETLIVLAMTDIDGNPIDSDRSTETVGFSVGSSDGMAGFYDGEGYISDIVVPVDGSGQVTTRLRTDPQVGENIILADLPSPMSDCYFTVYGIGNGVPASISCSVTPDGTPNPRVPADGLSQFSITYTLTDRYGNPAGGRDVRITALPGEERTITTNSDGLAMITYGPKESPGTVTLTATAVDNATVASSEIVEFINRAPSNMVLTASPQTMASHEVNPGFTATIRARVVDEMGNPVSGEEVAFTIEEIDGGDAADGAPALLSESAVTDSGGYAAVSFVPGGFILEPSDPDYDPMATGTCTVLATWNGMESRVDMTWKNYPYLSVIASIDPEIAEVNDTVRVNVTVLGDGWALQPDPIDVVLAIDSSGSMDDEVQPAGTKMEAAKTAALTFLGEMDDSRDRVGVVPYSTASAPVAVSLSNDHARVRTVIDALSPDGYTPTRLALKNAIEDLIMNPNPEADAVRAVVLLSDGAYNYFGDPLGRGEGSEDVYLRDGESNLNYREFGFCSGASTSPPYDFTTLTDQNLAGYAHANGIRIYCISFGDGIAEGDNTYDTMTILAESTGGFHEHAPDAETLEEIYVRISGELKTDAGVDTTMDLCFDTLQMNNLTVPNAAADPVLEYRFVQDESTLIESHIDNTTPSYVIIPPTTCDNTTYWEAHRSLAFDLGTVRLDQVWTAKFSLQAFKNGNINIFGAGSIIAFNEGADILPLPPTFVTVVPDLNNTGMDASTLDVWDLCRQGNGTISGFLQFAWNLNYTGTQNVTQRLYYSNDDRHTWIWFDTLSPVPPGNVTQSDELDVRELAEGNYWIRVRAIAPDAPDAIAETDAAICVGPADKPKILIE, from the coding sequence ATGACGATCGAATCGGACACCGAATGGCTTGTTGTTGATGCTCTGGAGCAGTGCTTTATTACGGCGACAGTCCTCGATGGCGAGGGCGATCCGATCAGAGGGATCGACGTCTCCTTCTCAGTTGAAGATGATATGGGGATATTGAGCCCTGAAATAAAAAAGACCGATAACAACGGCAAAGCAAAGGTCAATTTCCACTCACTGACCCGGAGTGGACCGGCGGTGATCACCGCAACCCTGGGAAACGACGATGATGATGATGACGACGATACGCTGGTGACCGCCTCCTTCGTCCAGCAGATCGACCATGGTGATCCCCGTATCCTCTCCACCTGCGAGTATGATAGTGAGATCACCGCCGGGTCGGAGACCCTGATTGTGCTGGCGATGACGGACATCGACGGTAATCCGATCGATTCTGACAGGTCGACAGAAACGGTCGGATTCTCCGTGGGTTCATCAGACGGCATGGCGGGTTTTTATGACGGCGAGGGTTATATCAGCGACATTGTGGTGCCGGTGGACGGGAGCGGTCAGGTCACCACCCGCCTTCGGACCGACCCTCAGGTCGGTGAAAATATCATTCTGGCAGATCTTCCCTCGCCGATGAGCGACTGCTATTTCACTGTCTATGGGATTGGCAACGGTGTTCCTGCCAGCATATCCTGTTCGGTCACTCCGGACGGCACCCCGAATCCCCGGGTGCCTGCCGATGGGTTATCGCAGTTCTCGATCACCTATACCCTGACGGACCGTTACGGCAACCCCGCCGGCGGGCGTGACGTCCGGATCACCGCCCTGCCGGGTGAAGAACGCACCATCACCACGAACTCCGATGGTCTGGCCATGATCACCTATGGGCCCAAGGAATCGCCCGGCACGGTCACCCTCACGGCAACGGCGGTTGACAACGCCACGGTCGCCTCTTCGGAGATCGTTGAGTTCATCAACCGGGCGCCGTCGAATATGGTGCTTACGGCCAGTCCACAGACGATGGCCAGTCATGAGGTCAATCCGGGCTTCACTGCCACTATCCGGGCCAGGGTCGTGGACGAAATGGGCAACCCGGTCAGCGGTGAGGAGGTCGCCTTTACCATTGAAGAGATCGATGGTGGGGATGCGGCCGACGGTGCTCCTGCCCTCCTGAGCGAGAGTGCTGTCACCGATTCGGGGGGGTATGCTGCCGTCTCCTTCGTCCCTGGCGGGTTCATCCTGGAACCCTCAGATCCGGATTACGACCCCATGGCCACCGGTACCTGCACGGTGCTGGCGACCTGGAATGGAATGGAAAGCCGCGTCGATATGACCTGGAAGAACTATCCCTATCTGAGTGTCATTGCGTCGATCGATCCCGAGATCGCCGAGGTGAACGATACTGTGAGGGTGAACGTCACGGTGCTGGGCGACGGATGGGCGCTCCAGCCCGATCCGATCGATGTGGTGCTGGCCATCGATAGTTCGGGCAGCATGGATGATGAGGTCCAGCCTGCAGGAACAAAGATGGAGGCCGCAAAGACTGCGGCGCTGACCTTTCTGGGGGAGATGGACGATAGCAGGGATAGAGTTGGCGTAGTGCCCTACTCCACCGCCTCGGCGCCCGTAGCCGTGTCCCTATCAAATGATCATGCGAGGGTTCGCACTGTCATCGACGCCCTTTCGCCGGATGGATATACCCCGACGCGACTGGCCCTGAAAAATGCGATCGAGGACCTGATCATGAACCCCAATCCAGAAGCCGATGCGGTTCGCGCCGTTGTCCTGCTATCGGATGGCGCGTATAACTATTTCGGTGATCCACTCGGGCGCGGTGAGGGTTCGGAGGATGTGTATCTCAGAGATGGGGAATCTAACCTGAATTACCGGGAATTCGGCTTCTGCAGCGGTGCCTCTACCTCACCGCCCTATGATTTCACCACCCTCACGGATCAGAATCTCGCCGGTTATGCACATGCGAACGGGATCCGGATCTACTGCATCTCTTTTGGCGATGGCATTGCTGAGGGGGACAATACCTATGACACCATGACGATCCTTGCAGAGTCGACCGGAGGGTTCCATGAGCATGCTCCCGATGCCGAAACCCTGGAGGAGATCTATGTCCGGATCTCCGGCGAACTCAAGACCGATGCAGGTGTGGACACCACGATGGATCTCTGCTTCGACACCCTCCAGATGAACAACCTCACGGTCCCGAACGCCGCCGCAGATCCGGTGCTTGAATACCGTTTCGTCCAGGATGAATCGACGCTCATCGAGAGTCATATCGACAACACCACGCCATCGTATGTGATCATCCCGCCAACGACCTGTGACAACACCACATACTGGGAGGCACACCGCAGTCTTGCCTTCGATCTCGGGACGGTCCGTCTGGATCAGGTCTGGACGGCGAAATTCAGTCTTCAGGCGTTCAAAAATGGAAATATCAATATTTTCGGGGCAGGGTCGATAATCGCCTTCAATGAGGGTGCTGATATTCTCCCCCTCCCCCCCACCTTCGTCACGGTCGTGCCTGATCTGAACAACACCGGCATGGACGCCTCGACCCTCGATGTCTGGGACCTCTGCCGGCAGGGCAATGGCACGATCTCGGGCTTCTTGCAGTTTGCATGGAATCTGAACTATACGGGCACCCAGAACGTAACCCAGCGCCTCTACTATTCCAACGACGACCGCCACACATGGATCTGGTTTGACACCCTCTCGCCGGTCCCGCCAGGAAATGTGACACAGAGCGATGAACTGGATGTCAGGGAACTTGCTGAAGGGAATTACTGGATCCGGGTCCGTGCCATCGCACCGGACGCCCCGGATGCGATCGCTGAGACTGATGCGGCGATCTGTGTCGGTCCTGCCGATAAGCCGAAGATCCTGATTGAATAA
- a CDS encoding carboxypeptidase regulatory-like domain-containing protein, with translation MGNKPRFALLFVLIAMMLLVGAVQALGLTITVRDGDDNAYVQGASIYVDGAYEGITDSYGEFYFYHTYDSRFSLRVVRSGYEDWSDTIDEDDTSVTVLLEPDTVDLEVVVYDADSIEPISGAWIEILAGGGSVVESGRTNSLGLASFDVDAEGEYVVEIEADDYEGITRDLEMDGEARTVQFWLYPTGRFAFRVLDAQTSDPIANATITVGGTVRGTTGSEGTLATVLDLGRSYLVGVTHPSYREYAQEVYIAEDSVVTDVFLSKSTYPLFISVFDTEKKPIEGATVTVDGSVAGTTDAYGRFSLGSVVAGSHAIGVSADGYASWQGTCTSFDQKSDIVAELAPIPVPVSVLAEDSEHRPLQGAAVAVDGVVKGSTAVDGSIALSLTPGVYNISASHEGYRTAYLDRQIAVGSSGESLMMTLDADGIPLWILGAVAGVLVVAVIVVPVVLGKAKGLTLRRKKPGRRSF, from the coding sequence ATGGGGAATAAACCGCGGTTTGCGCTGCTGTTCGTTCTCATCGCCATGATGCTCCTGGTCGGGGCGGTGCAGGCGCTCGGCCTGACGATCACCGTCCGGGACGGCGATGACAACGCCTATGTCCAGGGTGCTTCGATCTATGTCGACGGTGCCTATGAGGGGATCACCGACTCGTATGGCGAGTTTTACTTCTACCACACCTATGATTCCCGGTTCTCCCTCCGGGTGGTCAGGTCAGGCTACGAGGACTGGTCAGATACGATCGATGAGGACGACACCTCGGTCACGGTGCTGCTTGAACCAGATACAGTGGACCTGGAGGTGGTGGTCTACGACGCCGACTCTATCGAACCGATCAGCGGTGCATGGATCGAGATCCTGGCAGGGGGGGGCAGTGTCGTCGAATCCGGGCGGACGAACTCCCTCGGGCTGGCATCATTCGATGTGGATGCGGAAGGAGAGTATGTGGTCGAGATCGAGGCCGATGACTATGAGGGCATCACGCGCGATCTCGAGATGGACGGTGAGGCCAGAACGGTGCAGTTCTGGCTCTACCCGACCGGTCGGTTCGCCTTCAGGGTGCTCGACGCCCAGACCAGTGATCCAATCGCCAATGCCACGATCACAGTTGGGGGGACGGTGCGGGGAACGACCGGATCTGAGGGGACGCTGGCAACGGTCCTTGATCTGGGGCGTTCCTACCTTGTTGGCGTGACCCATCCGTCGTACCGGGAATACGCGCAGGAGGTGTATATCGCAGAGGACTCGGTCGTCACCGATGTATTCCTCTCGAAGTCCACCTATCCGCTCTTCATCTCGGTCTTCGATACAGAGAAAAAGCCGATCGAGGGAGCGACGGTGACGGTCGATGGTTCTGTCGCCGGCACGACCGATGCATACGGGCGGTTCAGTCTTGGTTCGGTTGTGGCGGGCAGTCATGCGATCGGGGTGAGCGCCGACGGCTACGCCTCCTGGCAGGGGACATGCACCTCGTTTGACCAGAAAAGCGACATTGTCGCTGAACTTGCCCCTATACCGGTGCCGGTCTCGGTGCTGGCCGAGGACAGTGAGCACCGTCCCCTGCAGGGTGCGGCGGTGGCGGTGGACGGTGTCGTGAAGGGTTCAACGGCAGTGGACGGCAGCATCGCCCTCTCGCTCACACCCGGTGTCTATAATATCTCGGCCTCGCACGAGGGGTATCGCACGGCATATCTGGACCGCCAGATCGCCGTCGGGTCGTCGGGCGAGTCCCTGATGATGACCCTGGATGCGGACGGGATCCCCCTCTGGATCCTGGGGGCGGTCGCCGGTGTGCTGGTGGTGGCAGTGATCGTCGTCCCGGTCGTCCTCGGGAAGGCGAAGGGCCTGACCCTCCGCCGCAAAAAGCCGGGTCGGCGGAGCTTCTGA
- a CDS encoding AMP phosphorylase: MKLTTRLIDIEHRGVLLHSADAREISVRGGDRVEVKNRVTGESISAFVDTTASLIDPGVIGVYRPTQVQIDVLEAAEVEVRAADRPTTLDYIKKKMDGGRLTKDETYAIIKDVVADVLSPSELTAYIISTYINPLDMDEVEYLTRAMVDTGERLHFPSYPIVDKHSIGGVPGNKITLLIVPIVAAAGLKIPKTSSRAITGAGGTADLMEVLAPVEFSAAEVQQMTERVGAVIVWGGATNIAPADDRFITIEYPFKIDARGQMLASVMAKKFAVGANVVAIDIPVGEHTKVPTIEEGRKLAREFIELGERLGMRVECALTYGESLVGHTIGPRLEVREALSVLEGANEPNSLIQKSLSIAGIILEMSGKAAPGEGYRVAGEILESGRAYEKMRQIIEVQGGDPDVKAADILPGQFSYVVKAPGNGYVIELNNRALISIARAAGAPQDAGAGIFIHAKKGTQVEAGEPIFTVYADRQWRLQKALEEGRRLMPIVVEGMLLDRLPGRHWGGGGSYGE, from the coding sequence ATGAAACTCACAACGAGGCTGATCGACATCGAGCACCGCGGTGTCCTCCTCCATTCAGCCGATGCGAGGGAGATCAGTGTCAGGGGCGGCGACCGGGTTGAAGTGAAAAACCGGGTCACCGGTGAATCGATATCTGCCTTTGTCGATACCACCGCCTCGCTCATTGACCCGGGCGTGATCGGTGTCTACCGTCCGACACAGGTGCAGATCGATGTGCTCGAGGCGGCGGAAGTGGAGGTCCGGGCGGCCGATCGACCGACGACCCTTGATTATATCAAGAAGAAAATGGATGGCGGGCGTCTCACCAAGGACGAGACCTATGCGATCATCAAGGACGTCGTTGCAGATGTGCTCTCGCCGAGCGAACTCACTGCCTATATCATCTCCACCTACATCAACCCCCTTGATATGGACGAGGTCGAATACCTCACGCGTGCGATGGTCGATACCGGCGAACGTCTCCATTTTCCCTCCTATCCGATCGTCGACAAGCACTCGATCGGTGGTGTACCGGGCAATAAGATCACGCTCCTGATCGTACCGATCGTCGCCGCCGCCGGGTTGAAGATCCCCAAGACCAGTTCGCGGGCGATCACCGGGGCGGGGGGAACGGCGGACCTGATGGAGGTGCTGGCGCCGGTGGAGTTCTCCGCCGCCGAGGTGCAGCAGATGACCGAGCGGGTGGGCGCCGTCATCGTCTGGGGCGGGGCAACGAACATCGCGCCTGCCGACGACCGCTTCATCACCATCGAGTATCCCTTCAAGATCGACGCGAGGGGACAGATGCTCGCCTCGGTGATGGCAAAGAAGTTCGCCGTGGGGGCGAACGTGGTGGCGATCGATATCCCGGTCGGCGAGCACACCAAGGTGCCCACGATCGAAGAGGGGCGCAAGCTGGCGCGGGAGTTCATCGAACTCGGCGAACGCCTGGGGATGCGGGTGGAGTGCGCCCTCACCTATGGCGAGTCCCTGGTGGGGCATACCATCGGGCCGCGCCTCGAGGTGCGCGAGGCGCTCTCTGTCCTTGAGGGGGCGAACGAACCCAACTCGCTCATCCAGAAGAGTCTCTCGATTGCAGGCATCATCCTTGAGATGTCGGGCAAGGCGGCACCGGGGGAGGGCTACCGGGTGGCCGGCGAGATCCTGGAGTCGGGCAGGGCGTATGAGAAGATGCGGCAGATCATCGAGGTCCAGGGGGGGGACCCGGATGTGAAGGCCGCGGATATCCTCCCCGGTCAATTTTCTTATGTGGTGAAGGCGCCGGGGAACGGTTATGTGATCGAGCTGAACAACCGCGCCCTGATCTCGATCGCCCGTGCGGCGGGTGCGCCGCAGGACGCCGGTGCGGGTATCTTCATCCATGCAAAGAAGGGGACGCAGGTCGAGGCCGGCGAACCGATATTCACGGTGTATGCCGACCGGCAGTGGCGTCTCCAGAAGGCGCTGGAGGAGGGGAGACGGTTGATGCCGATTGTTGTTGAAGGAATGCTCCTTGATCGCCTGCCCGGTCGGCACTGGGGCGGCGGAGGTTCGTATGGGGAATAA